From a region of the Nitrospira sp. genome:
- the rmuC gene encoding DNA recombination protein RmuC, whose product MTEMIPLFTSFGAGLLLGGLLVGLWVTGRLRAQSQRAEATVDELRTQLDVERTATASVHETLSEAQHARVTAETRLEEAARQLTEQKSLIDRTRQELVESFQALSGEALKQNNEAFLKLAAVSFETLHVRADGDLAQRQQAIDALVRPLQESLQRYDEQLRLLEQSRQSAYGGLDLHLKLLAESQQRLQQETGNLVKALRAPTIRGQWGELTLKRVAELAGMVEHCDFVEQHSVSGDDGRFRPDMVVRLPGGRQIIVDAKTVLSAYLDAHEAQNETQQAEALRRHAAQVKSRMDELSLKAYWTQFEHAPEFVVLFLPGEQFLGAALDQDPRLIEEGFARGIVLATPATLIALLRAVAYGWRQEQLNAHAEEAGRLGKELYERMAVLTEHMNDVGQALGKSVSAYNRAVGSLETRILPAARRFKELGVSSEKDIPVLEPTAVVPRKSLLFDIE is encoded by the coding sequence ATGACTGAAATGATCCCTCTTTTTACCAGCTTTGGGGCGGGACTACTGTTGGGCGGCCTGCTGGTAGGACTCTGGGTTACCGGCCGCTTACGCGCCCAGTCCCAAAGAGCGGAAGCAACCGTCGATGAATTGCGAACGCAGCTGGACGTGGAACGGACTGCTACCGCTTCCGTCCATGAAACACTGTCCGAGGCTCAGCATGCCCGGGTCACGGCCGAAACTCGCCTGGAAGAAGCGGCACGACAACTCACGGAGCAAAAATCCCTGATCGACCGTACACGTCAGGAACTTGTGGAATCATTTCAGGCCCTCTCCGGCGAAGCCTTGAAACAGAACAACGAAGCGTTCTTGAAGCTTGCCGCCGTTTCGTTTGAAACCCTTCACGTCAGAGCCGACGGAGACCTAGCGCAGCGACAACAAGCGATCGACGCCTTGGTTCGGCCGCTCCAAGAATCGCTTCAACGCTATGACGAGCAGCTGCGTCTGCTCGAACAATCGCGCCAGTCGGCCTACGGCGGATTGGATCTCCATCTGAAATTACTCGCGGAATCACAGCAACGGTTGCAGCAGGAGACCGGGAACCTCGTCAAGGCCTTGCGGGCTCCGACTATACGGGGCCAATGGGGCGAACTGACGTTGAAACGAGTGGCCGAGCTCGCTGGGATGGTTGAGCACTGCGATTTCGTCGAGCAACACTCCGTGAGCGGCGATGACGGCCGTTTCCGGCCGGATATGGTCGTTCGGCTGCCGGGAGGGCGACAGATCATCGTGGACGCCAAAACCGTCCTGTCGGCCTACCTCGATGCCCATGAAGCGCAGAACGAGACCCAACAGGCCGAAGCCTTGCGCCGCCATGCCGCTCAGGTCAAGAGCCGTATGGACGAACTGTCGCTAAAAGCCTATTGGACGCAGTTCGAGCATGCGCCGGAATTTGTCGTGTTGTTCCTGCCTGGTGAACAGTTCCTCGGAGCCGCATTGGATCAGGACCCTCGCCTGATTGAAGAGGGGTTTGCGCGCGGTATTGTGTTGGCCACGCCCGCGACGCTGATCGCCTTGCTTCGTGCGGTCGCGTATGGATGGCGGCAAGAACAACTGAACGCCCATGCGGAGGAAGCCGGCCGGCTGGGCAAAGAATTGTACGAGCGCATGGCGGTGCTGACGGAACATATGAACGATGTAGGACAAGCCCTCGGCAAGAGCGTGTCGGCGTATAACCGCGCCGTCGGTTCCCTTGAGACACGGATTCTCCCGGCTGCGCGGCGATTCAAAGAATTGGGAGTGTCGTCAGAGAAGGACATCCCGGTCCTTGAGCCGACGGCGGTCGTTCCACGCAAGAGCTTGCTGTTTGATATTGAATGA
- a CDS encoding PilZ domain-containing protein: protein MERILNRFGIFPFRCQLCTTRFRVFRSHAADQKSVTDRRQYKRLAVSFRANLLSESAVRMDNRVTDISMGGCTLETTTTLPQGTFVELVIKPASNEEPIKIETAMVCSSRQESMGIRFLEMVGDDKNRLSQVILSLLVGQSANLHLFS, encoded by the coding sequence ATGGAGCGGATATTGAACCGCTTCGGGATATTCCCATTCCGGTGTCAACTCTGTACCACGCGCTTCCGAGTCTTTCGGAGCCATGCAGCCGATCAAAAGTCGGTCACGGATCGCCGGCAATACAAACGATTGGCCGTGTCGTTCCGTGCCAACCTTCTCTCAGAGTCCGCCGTGCGGATGGACAACCGTGTGACAGACATCTCCATGGGAGGCTGCACGCTTGAAACAACGACAACGTTGCCTCAGGGGACGTTTGTTGAGTTGGTCATCAAGCCCGCTTCCAACGAAGAGCCTATTAAGATCGAGACGGCCATGGTGTGTTCTTCGCGCCAGGAGTCGATGGGCATCCGCTTCCTCGAAATGGTGGGAGACGACAAGAACCGCCTCAGCCAGGTCATCCTGAGTTTGCTGGTTGGACAAAGCGCCAACCTACACCTGTTCTCGTGA
- a CDS encoding pantoate--beta-alanine ligase, with the protein MKIIRSPTAMAAWSERFRREGVKIGLVPTMGALHEGHRALIRAARLRCDALVVSIFVNPTQFGPQEDFTKYPRPITRDRALCKREGVDVCFEPSATAMYPAGFQTSVMLPAIARRWEGEVRPHHFSGVATVVTKLLGIVRPQLALFGQKDFQQSALVQQLVKDLNLGAQIVVHPTVREKDGLAMSSRNVYLSPDERVRAPTLYKSLRAGAQAIRKGVIDGEAVRSAMDQIIKDEPMLTIDYLAVCDPATLEPLSTVTQKAVLLGAVRLGSVRLIDNLLVAAPRRPSSRLERSSREQV; encoded by the coding sequence ATGAAGATCATTCGTTCCCCCACTGCCATGGCAGCCTGGAGTGAGCGATTCAGGCGTGAAGGAGTGAAGATCGGGTTGGTGCCGACCATGGGGGCGTTGCACGAAGGCCATCGGGCGCTGATTCGAGCAGCACGATTGCGATGCGATGCCCTCGTGGTCAGTATCTTCGTGAACCCCACGCAATTCGGTCCGCAGGAAGATTTCACCAAGTATCCGCGTCCCATCACGCGCGATCGTGCGTTATGCAAACGGGAAGGTGTCGATGTCTGTTTTGAACCCTCTGCCACTGCCATGTATCCGGCGGGATTTCAAACCTCGGTGATGCTCCCAGCTATCGCTCGCCGGTGGGAAGGGGAGGTGCGCCCGCATCATTTTTCCGGAGTGGCGACGGTTGTGACGAAACTCCTCGGAATCGTCCGTCCTCAGCTCGCACTCTTTGGGCAGAAGGATTTTCAGCAATCGGCGCTGGTTCAGCAGCTGGTGAAAGACCTGAATCTCGGTGCTCAGATTGTCGTGCATCCGACAGTGCGTGAGAAAGATGGACTGGCGATGAGCTCGCGCAATGTCTATCTTTCTCCAGACGAACGAGTTCGCGCCCCCACGTTGTATAAAAGTCTTCGTGCGGGAGCCCAGGCCATCCGGAAGGGCGTCATTGATGGAGAAGCTGTGCGGTCAGCGATGGATCAGATTATCAAAGACGAACCAATGTTGACGATCGACTATCTGGCGGTCTGCGATCCCGCAACCCTCGAACCGCTTTCGACAGTCACGCAGAAGGCGGTGTTGCTTGGAGCTGTGCGTCTCGGCTCCGTGCGCCTTATTGATAATCTGCTGGTGGCCGCACCACGAAGGCCTTCCTCGCGTCTCGAGAGATCTTCACGAGAACAGGTGTAG
- the folK gene encoding 2-amino-4-hydroxy-6-hydroxymethyldihydropteridine diphosphokinase — translation MKETVFIGFGSNAGDRVDFCDRAVTLLSLLPHSQLSGVSLLYETEPVRDGTDPGEEWFLNGVVQLETDITPQSLLTTLQEIERALGRDDDRRSGPRTMDLDILFYGQRVINEPGLTIPHPRLHQRRFVLMPLNELDPLWVHPTLKQSAAQLLAETKDQSQASLLFPQPSTRYGSRPACSSPPDT, via the coding sequence ATGAAAGAGACCGTCTTCATCGGATTCGGGTCAAATGCCGGCGATCGAGTCGATTTTTGCGATCGGGCCGTGACGTTGCTGAGTCTCCTGCCGCACTCACAGCTCAGTGGCGTCTCACTGCTCTATGAGACGGAACCGGTTCGTGACGGGACCGATCCGGGCGAGGAGTGGTTTCTCAATGGGGTGGTGCAGCTTGAAACCGACATTACCCCGCAGAGTCTCCTCACGACGCTCCAGGAGATCGAGCGTGCCCTCGGACGGGATGATGACCGTCGATCCGGCCCCCGCACGATGGATCTGGACATTCTCTTCTATGGTCAACGTGTGATCAATGAACCGGGTTTGACGATCCCGCATCCCCGTCTCCATCAACGACGCTTTGTCCTCATGCCTCTGAATGAGCTCGATCCGCTTTGGGTCCATCCAACGCTCAAACAATCGGCGGCTCAGTTACTGGCCGAGACCAAAGATCAGTCGCAAGCGTCTCTGCTTTTTCCCCAGCCTTCAACGAGATACGGTTCACGTCCTGCCTGTAGTTCACCACCCGACACATGA
- a CDS encoding LL-diaminopimelate aminotransferase, which yields MAGFPIEVATRIKTLPPYLFAAIDKMKQEAIARGVDIINLGIGDPDLPTPAPIIDSLAAAAKNPKHHQYPSYEGMLSFRKAVAGWYKRRFNVTLDPANEVLTLIGSKEGIGHIHLAFVDPGDVVLVPSPGYPVYPVGTGFSGGVSHFMPLTKANGFLPDLNAIPKDVAMKAKLMWLNSPNNPTSVIMTKDYFKRVVDFAQEHQVIVCHDAAYSEIYYDGRRPTSFMEVDGAKDVGVEFHSLSKTYNMTGWRIGFAVGNKDVLGGLGKVKSNLDSGCFEAVQEAGITALGLDDSVTDSLRKTYQDRRDTLIPGLKNLGLEVNPPPAAFYVWVTVPKGYTSTSFTANLLEKAGIVTTPGNGFGAPGEGYIRMTLCTSKERLAEAVERIKKTGF from the coding sequence ATGGCCGGTTTCCCGATTGAAGTCGCGACGCGCATCAAGACCTTACCGCCGTACCTCTTTGCCGCCATCGACAAGATGAAACAAGAGGCCATCGCCCGTGGAGTCGATATCATCAATCTCGGTATCGGTGATCCTGACTTGCCGACGCCGGCCCCAATTATCGACAGCTTGGCCGCCGCAGCCAAGAACCCCAAACACCACCAATACCCTTCCTATGAAGGCATGTTGTCCTTCAGGAAAGCCGTGGCTGGTTGGTACAAGCGGCGCTTCAATGTGACGCTCGATCCTGCCAACGAAGTTCTGACTTTGATCGGCTCGAAGGAAGGGATCGGCCACATTCATCTGGCCTTTGTCGATCCCGGCGATGTTGTGCTGGTTCCAAGTCCAGGCTATCCGGTGTATCCCGTCGGCACCGGTTTCTCGGGGGGCGTGTCTCACTTCATGCCGCTGACGAAAGCGAACGGGTTCCTGCCGGATCTGAATGCCATTCCCAAGGACGTGGCCATGAAAGCCAAGCTGATGTGGCTCAATTCGCCGAACAATCCCACCTCGGTGATTATGACCAAGGACTACTTCAAGCGCGTCGTGGATTTCGCCCAGGAACACCAGGTCATCGTGTGTCATGATGCGGCCTATTCAGAGATTTACTACGACGGACGTCGGCCGACGAGCTTCATGGAGGTTGACGGCGCCAAGGATGTGGGAGTCGAGTTCCATTCACTTTCCAAGACGTACAACATGACTGGATGGCGCATCGGCTTTGCTGTCGGCAACAAAGATGTCTTGGGTGGCCTGGGTAAGGTGAAGAGCAACCTGGATTCCGGCTGCTTTGAGGCGGTTCAAGAAGCCGGTATTACGGCTCTGGGCCTGGACGATTCTGTGACCGACAGCTTGAGAAAAACCTACCAAGATCGTCGAGACACGTTGATCCCCGGCCTCAAGAACTTGGGGTTAGAAGTGAATCCGCCGCCGGCTGCGTTCTATGTGTGGGTGACGGTTCCGAAGGGCTATACGTCGACCTCGTTTACTGCGAATCTTTTGGAAAAGGCCGGGATCGTGACGACGCCCGGCAATGGGTTCGGAGCGCCTGGAGAAGGGTATATCCGCATGACGCTCTGCACGTCCAAAGAACGGTTGGCAGAAGCAGTCGAACGGATCAAGAAAACAGGTTTTTGA